One Nitrospira sp. DNA window includes the following coding sequences:
- a CDS encoding NADP-dependent malic enzyme, which translates to MPTPEELLAKARKPAEEAVRLHAYYKGKIQTAPKCPIRGVEDFSIWYTPGVAAPCRAIQAQPDLVYVHTNKANSIAVISDGTRVLGLGDIGPEAGLPVMEGKALLFKYLGGVDAVPICLGTKDPDEIVRTVKLLEPSFGGINLEDIAMPKCFRVLREARRLCTIPVWHDDQQGTGTVVLAALLNALKVVGKQIGHVRIAMIGMGAANIPTYRYLKASGADTGKIVACDLGGILGLHRHAYEANPDYSEQWAVCVESNRDQRRGGIAEALAGADVCLAFAAGGIIRPEWVRTMARDAIVFACANPVPEIWPWEAKAAGARIVATGRSDFPNQVNNSLVFPAVFRGTLDVRAGTITDEMAMAAAHELAQYAADKGLHDGYILPAMDEWEVVPRVAVATAMKAQAQGVARLLKTAEELHRSAVDRISDARKALAVLTGQGVIPQPPNPEQ; encoded by the coding sequence ATGCCCACGCCGGAAGAGTTGCTCGCCAAAGCCCGGAAGCCGGCCGAAGAGGCCGTGCGGCTGCATGCGTATTACAAGGGCAAGATACAAACAGCGCCCAAGTGTCCCATTCGAGGAGTGGAGGATTTCTCGATCTGGTATACGCCGGGCGTCGCCGCTCCCTGCCGTGCGATTCAGGCTCAGCCGGATTTGGTGTATGTACACACGAATAAAGCGAATTCGATCGCAGTCATTTCAGACGGTACGAGAGTCCTCGGCCTGGGGGACATCGGACCGGAAGCCGGCTTGCCGGTCATGGAAGGTAAGGCGCTGCTGTTTAAATATCTGGGCGGGGTGGATGCGGTGCCGATCTGTCTCGGCACCAAAGATCCGGATGAAATCGTTCGCACGGTGAAGCTGCTGGAGCCGTCGTTCGGAGGGATCAATCTCGAAGATATCGCCATGCCGAAGTGCTTTCGCGTCCTGCGCGAAGCCCGTCGGCTGTGCACGATTCCGGTGTGGCATGACGACCAGCAGGGCACCGGAACGGTGGTGCTCGCGGCCTTGCTCAACGCCTTGAAGGTCGTCGGCAAACAGATCGGTCATGTCCGTATCGCGATGATCGGCATGGGTGCGGCCAATATCCCGACCTATCGGTATCTGAAGGCCAGTGGCGCGGATACAGGGAAGATCGTGGCTTGCGATCTGGGAGGAATACTTGGCCTGCATCGTCATGCCTATGAAGCGAATCCGGACTATAGCGAGCAATGGGCGGTGTGTGTGGAATCGAACAGGGATCAGCGTCGAGGAGGAATTGCCGAGGCGTTGGCCGGTGCGGATGTGTGCCTGGCCTTTGCCGCCGGCGGTATCATCAGGCCGGAGTGGGTGCGGACGATGGCCCGGGACGCCATCGTGTTTGCTTGTGCGAATCCGGTCCCTGAGATCTGGCCGTGGGAGGCGAAAGCGGCGGGTGCCCGCATTGTCGCCACGGGGCGGTCGGACTTCCCGAATCAGGTCAACAACTCCCTCGTCTTTCCTGCCGTCTTCCGCGGCACGCTCGATGTGCGGGCCGGGACCATCACCGATGAGATGGCGATGGCGGCGGCGCATGAGCTCGCACAGTATGCGGCGGACAAGGGACTCCACGACGGGTACATTCTGCCGGCGATGGATGAATGGGAGGTCGTTCCGCGAGTGGCGGTGGCAACGGCGATGAAAGCGCAAGCGCAGGGCGTCGCCCGGCTGCTGAAAACCGCCGAAGAGTTGCACCGGTCCGCGGTGGACAGGATCAGCGATGCCCGGAAGGCTCTTGCCGTCCTCACCGGCCAAGGGGTTATTCCACAGCCTCCGAATCCTGAACAGTGA
- a CDS encoding cupredoxin domain-containing protein — translation MRIHLSFFGAAAGIMALLCMDAVPSLKEARAESQVQGGHEQRIEIVIEDRTFFLAKGGPIQVGRPIEIVLENRDKVRHGFTSSMLTGLLVSGEDDQITAYGKGVEGFYVNPGKTLVIRFRTERPGSFPFYCDLHERMKGELYVLEVPTV, via the coding sequence ATGAGGATCCATCTTTCCTTCTTTGGCGCAGCTGCCGGTATCATGGCGCTGCTCTGTATGGATGCCGTACCGAGCCTGAAAGAGGCTCGAGCCGAGAGCCAGGTCCAAGGTGGCCACGAGCAGCGGATTGAGATCGTCATTGAGGATCGGACTTTCTTTCTGGCCAAGGGTGGCCCCATCCAGGTAGGGAGACCCATCGAGATCGTCTTGGAGAATCGTGATAAGGTCCGACACGGATTTACGTCATCGATGCTGACCGGGTTACTCGTTTCCGGGGAAGACGATCAGATCACCGCGTATGGGAAAGGCGTGGAGGGATTCTACGTGAATCCCGGGAAGACTCTGGTGATCCGTTTCAGGACGGAAAGGCCCGGGAGTTTTCCTTTCTACTGCGATCTCCATGAGCGCATGAAAGGGGAGCTCTATGTGCTGGAGGTCCCGACGGTTTAG
- a CDS encoding CBS domain-containing protein produces MRKASYFTRPRDPKTLTVREVMEDAVFTVSPQAKGSAIADILAERNVGSVPVVEEDRTLVGLVSEFDLLRVMDEGNDLGRLAATDIMTRDVVTVTEEMPVKDVVRLLQERHLLRVPVLKGKALVGVVARRDIVFGYLRATASYLP; encoded by the coding sequence ATGAGAAAGGCATCGTATTTCACGAGGCCCCGTGATCCAAAGACCTTGACCGTTCGGGAGGTGATGGAAGATGCGGTTTTCACGGTCAGCCCGCAGGCGAAGGGATCCGCCATTGCCGATATCTTGGCTGAGCGGAACGTCGGGAGCGTCCCTGTCGTGGAAGAGGATCGGACTCTCGTCGGTCTGGTGAGTGAATTCGACCTATTGCGCGTGATGGATGAAGGCAACGATCTCGGTCGATTGGCCGCAACGGACATCATGACGCGTGATGTTGTTACCGTCACCGAAGAGATGCCGGTCAAGGATGTGGTCCGTCTGCTTCAGGAGCGGCACCTGCTCCGAGTGCCGGTCCTGAAGGGCAAAGCCCTCGTTGGCGTGGTGGCTCGACGGGATATCGTCTTCGGGTACCTGAGAGCCACGGCCAGCTATTTGCCATGA
- a CDS encoding THUMP domain-containing protein has translation MAEPELPKPSRLWNVVLTAKDHEQRHLARLVKPLGDFWWTSFLGVLVGRVEDHNAFCDHLRGREADTPGFLHPLSRLVLIDRTFPFQAENLSAQLEPAVLAYADRIDSGSFYVRVERRGHAGAIHSQPLEQELDRVLMEHLRKQRAAPRIDFEDADAIVAVELIGDECGIGLITRTMRERFPFVKVR, from the coding sequence ATGGCAGAGCCAGAGTTGCCGAAGCCTTCCCGCTTGTGGAATGTGGTGCTGACAGCCAAGGACCATGAACAGCGGCACCTGGCCAGGTTGGTGAAGCCCCTGGGCGATTTCTGGTGGACTTCGTTTCTCGGAGTGCTGGTCGGACGGGTCGAGGACCACAACGCGTTCTGCGATCATCTGCGAGGCCGCGAGGCGGACACACCGGGGTTTCTCCATCCGTTGTCGAGGCTGGTACTCATCGATCGCACGTTTCCCTTCCAGGCGGAAAACCTGTCCGCCCAGCTCGAACCGGCAGTGCTGGCCTATGCGGACCGGATCGACAGCGGGTCATTCTATGTGCGGGTTGAGCGGCGGGGGCATGCGGGGGCGATCCACAGTCAGCCACTGGAGCAGGAGTTGGATCGAGTGTTGATGGAGCATTTACGGAAGCAGCGTGCTGCGCCGCGCATCGACTTCGAGGATGCGGATGCGATTGTGGCGGTGGAACTGATCGGGGACGAATGTGGCATCGGATTGATCACCCGAACGATGCGGGAGCGTTTCCCTTTCGTGAAGGTGCGGTAA
- a CDS encoding DsrE family protein, which yields MKILFILNEAPYGSEKPYNALRLAMKLQRDHAAAEIRVFLMADAVGAALPGQTTPQGYYNIERMLKAVVGSQGQVKACGTCIEARGLDKPALIEGIEVSTMNQLAQWVVDSDKVLTF from the coding sequence ATGAAAATTCTTTTTATTCTCAACGAAGCTCCCTATGGCTCCGAGAAGCCGTACAACGCACTGCGGTTGGCGATGAAGTTGCAGCGGGATCATGCCGCCGCAGAGATCCGCGTTTTTCTGATGGCGGACGCCGTCGGTGCGGCGCTCCCTGGCCAGACAACTCCGCAGGGTTATTACAACATCGAGCGGATGTTGAAGGCAGTGGTGGGCAGCCAGGGGCAAGTTAAAGCCTGCGGCACGTGCATAGAAGCGCGCGGACTGGACAAGCCGGCTCTCATCGAAGGCATCGAAGTCAGCACGATGAATCAACTGGCCCAATGGGTCGTGGACTCGGACAAAGTGCTCACCTTCTGA
- a CDS encoding universal stress protein, protein MGARRWMVALDESGAAEKIVQWMRVFPHPRNTVVTLVHILGPLEIPDAIGSTGRQLLLQQQEAMIDTALGWAQRLLQEKFAAVEVITREGVPSQELLRLIREYEPDLVISGRGGFSQVAGFGLGSVSHRLVAYAPCSVLLVPGRAQHGGGLRVMLATDGSADAQRAARVVATLPELREITVVSVARPLGAEKLVLDRFHDAESRKMQAKFLRHRKEVAHQAIEGALEALKDVQIPLRTRVLSGHPAHTIVRAAQREGVDLLVVGSRGLTGVKAISLGSVSHAVAQVATCPVLIVKP, encoded by the coding sequence GTGGGAGCCAGGCGTTGGATGGTCGCATTGGACGAATCCGGTGCGGCAGAGAAGATCGTCCAGTGGATGCGGGTCTTTCCGCACCCAAGGAATACGGTTGTCACGCTGGTGCATATCCTGGGGCCGCTGGAGATTCCTGACGCGATCGGATCCACAGGTCGACAGCTTCTGCTGCAGCAGCAGGAAGCGATGATCGACACGGCTCTTGGCTGGGCGCAACGGCTGCTGCAAGAGAAGTTTGCGGCAGTGGAGGTGATCACTCGGGAGGGAGTCCCAAGTCAGGAGCTTCTTCGATTAATTCGGGAATATGAGCCGGATCTCGTGATCTCCGGGCGGGGCGGGTTCTCTCAGGTTGCGGGATTTGGATTAGGCAGCGTCTCCCATCGGTTGGTGGCCTATGCTCCCTGCTCGGTGCTCTTAGTCCCCGGCAGGGCCCAGCATGGCGGAGGTCTGCGGGTCATGCTGGCGACGGATGGTTCGGCCGATGCGCAGCGAGCGGCTCGTGTCGTAGCCACGCTGCCTGAGTTGCGCGAAATCACGGTGGTCAGTGTGGCGCGTCCGTTGGGAGCCGAAAAGCTGGTGCTCGACCGTTTTCATGACGCAGAGAGTCGAAAGATGCAGGCGAAGTTCCTCCGTCATCGGAAGGAGGTTGCGCATCAGGCCATCGAGGGGGCGCTGGAAGCACTGAAAGATGTTCAGATCCCACTTCGCACACGAGTATTGTCCGGCCATCCGGCTCACACGATTGTCCGGGCGGCGCAGCGCGAGGGGGTGGATTTGCTGGTCGTCGGATCGCGAGGGCTGACGGGTGTCAAAGCAATTTCGCTTGGAAGCGTATCCCACGCAGTGGCGCAGGTGGCGACCTGTCCCGTTCTCATCGTGAAACCATAG
- a CDS encoding PAS domain-containing protein encodes MERFISTMLTRAADGAMLADEQGIVVLWNKAAGQLLGFRAGEVIGCPCREVMRGETLSGHPFCSLSCAVGHRLGCGVRNFDIQTHTKSGNPIWLNVSSSARAFSGKKDRFRFARFFRGITMRMRILSLSKEPHTLLAISSGHPSRRHQAASEHRKFHLSAFVRLRSAGGEG; translated from the coding sequence ATGGAACGCTTCATCAGTACCATGCTAACCAGAGCCGCCGACGGTGCGATGCTGGCCGACGAGCAGGGCATCGTCGTGCTGTGGAACAAGGCGGCGGGGCAGTTGCTGGGGTTCCGGGCCGGTGAAGTGATCGGGTGTCCCTGTCGCGAGGTGATGCGCGGCGAGACCCTCTCCGGTCACCCGTTCTGTTCCCTCTCGTGCGCCGTCGGACACCGGCTCGGCTGCGGCGTTCGCAACTTCGATATCCAGACGCATACCAAATCCGGGAACCCCATCTGGCTGAATGTCAGCTCCTCTGCTCGTGCCTTTTCCGGGAAGAAAGACCGGTTTCGGTTCGCGCGCTTCTTTCGGGGCATTACCATGCGGATGAGAATTTTGAGCCTGTCTAAAGAACCGCATACCCTGCTTGCTATCTCCAGCGGCCATCCCTCTCGCAGGCACCAAGCGGCCTCGGAGCATCGGAAGTTCCACTTGTCGGCATTCGTGAGACTGCGCAGCGCAGGAGGGGAGGGTTGA
- a CDS encoding CBS domain-containing protein, with the protein MTIASKIVRRVATIDENKFVLDAAKLMTAEFIGSVVVTNSSGIRGLFTERELAMNVVGKGKDPEKVQIKDAMTSDPIKVSPDASASQCLDLMKEHRCRHLLVFEESEFVGIVSLRDMVALMIDEKEELIGHLERYITS; encoded by the coding sequence ATGACGATCGCGTCAAAAATCGTGCGACGAGTCGCCACCATCGATGAGAATAAATTTGTTCTCGACGCGGCCAAACTCATGACCGCGGAATTCATTGGGTCCGTGGTCGTTACCAATTCGTCAGGGATTCGAGGGCTCTTCACGGAGCGTGAGCTGGCGATGAATGTGGTCGGGAAGGGGAAGGACCCGGAAAAGGTCCAGATCAAGGATGCGATGACGAGCGACCCCATCAAGGTCAGTCCCGACGCTAGCGCGAGTCAGTGCCTGGATCTGATGAAGGAACACCGATGCCGGCATCTGTTGGTCTTCGAGGAAAGCGAGTTCGTCGGTATTGTCTCCCTCCGGGACATGGTGGCGCTGATGATCGACGAGAAGGAAGAGCTGATCGGGCATCTTGAACGATACATCACCTCCTGA
- a CDS encoding ABC transporter substrate-binding protein → MPPTSLRSGKLWVLACSLNLCLILSTVPIAGASSQSAESPTEVVRATLTEVFRILDDPKLKDPAKLLPRRRLLEQVISERFDYAEMSKRALAANWTPLTNDQRAEFVELFKAFLSDRYTGKIEGYSGERTEYLSERLEGQYAEVRTKLVSSKTEIPMDYRLMNKAGRWYAYDIIADGVSLVRNYRSQFDKIIHSDSYDELVTRLRDRTVAEEKKENR, encoded by the coding sequence ATGCCTCCTACCAGCCTTCGCAGCGGGAAGCTGTGGGTTTTGGCCTGCTCTCTGAATCTGTGCCTCATTCTATCGACGGTGCCCATCGCTGGGGCATCGAGCCAATCCGCAGAATCCCCCACTGAGGTCGTGCGGGCGACGCTCACGGAAGTGTTCCGCATTCTCGATGATCCCAAGCTGAAGGATCCGGCCAAGCTCCTGCCGCGCCGGCGTCTACTGGAACAGGTCATCAGCGAACGCTTCGACTACGCGGAAATGTCCAAGCGCGCCCTAGCCGCCAACTGGACTCCGTTGACCAACGACCAACGAGCCGAATTCGTCGAACTATTCAAAGCCTTCTTGTCCGACCGGTATACGGGAAAAATCGAAGGCTATTCCGGAGAGCGGACGGAGTATCTCAGCGAACGACTCGAAGGGCAATATGCGGAAGTCCGCACCAAGCTCGTATCCAGCAAAACAGAAATCCCGATGGATTACCGCCTGATGAACAAAGCGGGCCGCTGGTACGCCTACGATATCATCGCGGATGGCGTCAGCCTCGTGAGGAACTACCGCAGCCAGTTCGACAAGATCATCCACTCCGACTCCTATGATGAACTGGTCACACGACTACGAGACCGCACCGTCGCCGAGGAGAAGAAGGAAAACCGGTAG
- a CDS encoding adenosine-specific kinase, with protein MSITLRAVPVQKPESVNVVLGQAHFIKTVEDLHEALVTAVPGIKFGLAFCEASESRLVRRSGTDQALMALAQTNALAIGAGHSFIVLLQDCFPINVLPVLRLVPEVCQIFCATANPVEVIAAETEQGRGILGVVDGYPPEGIEGETEIAERKALLRRFGYKL; from the coding sequence ATGTCGATCACGTTGCGTGCGGTCCCGGTTCAGAAACCTGAGTCGGTCAACGTCGTGCTCGGCCAGGCCCACTTCATAAAGACGGTGGAGGATCTGCATGAGGCGCTCGTGACCGCTGTGCCCGGCATCAAATTCGGTCTGGCGTTCTGCGAAGCCTCGGAGTCTCGCCTGGTGCGAAGGAGCGGGACAGATCAGGCGTTGATGGCGTTGGCGCAGACCAACGCGCTGGCAATCGGCGCAGGACACAGTTTCATCGTGCTGTTGCAGGACTGTTTCCCTATCAATGTGCTGCCGGTTCTCCGCCTGGTTCCGGAAGTGTGCCAGATCTTCTGTGCGACGGCCAATCCGGTGGAGGTAATCGCGGCGGAGACTGAGCAGGGGCGTGGCATTCTCGGTGTGGTCGACGGATATCCTCCAGAGGGGATCGAAGGGGAGACCGAGATCGCCGAACGGAAAGCGCTCTTACGCCGATTCGGCTACAAGCTCTGA
- a CDS encoding DNA polymerase ligase N-terminal domain-containing protein: protein MSKLKRPIFTVQKHRASHLHYDFRLEVGGVLKSWAVPKGPSLDPSVKRLAIEVEDHDLDYANFEGVIEEGHYGSGPVLVWDTGWFEPLHANHDMESLALMVRAGKVEVSLHGQRLRGGFTLLRMKDRPRQWLLIKQRDAEARPGSEVVEEHVSSVLSGRTIKDLETAVEAGTLETYRCG, encoded by the coding sequence ATGTCGAAACTCAAGCGGCCGATCTTTACGGTACAGAAACACCGGGCTTCTCACCTCCATTATGATTTCCGGCTGGAGGTCGGCGGGGTGTTGAAGTCCTGGGCGGTCCCCAAAGGCCCTTCATTGGATCCATCGGTCAAGCGGCTGGCCATTGAAGTGGAGGATCACGATCTCGACTATGCGAACTTCGAAGGTGTCATCGAAGAAGGTCATTATGGAAGCGGGCCTGTGTTGGTGTGGGATACGGGTTGGTTCGAGCCCCTTCATGCGAACCATGACATGGAGTCCCTGGCCCTGATGGTTCGTGCAGGCAAGGTGGAGGTTTCTTTGCATGGGCAACGTCTGCGTGGCGGCTTCACGTTGCTGCGCATGAAAGACCGGCCTCGGCAGTGGCTGCTCATCAAACAGCGGGACGCGGAGGCGCGTCCAGGCAGTGAGGTGGTAGAGGAACATGTCAGCTCGGTGCTGTCCGGGAGGACGATCAAAGATCTGGAAACCGCGGTCGAAGCCGGGACATTGGAGACGTATCGCTGTGGGTGA